A genomic region of Candidatus Aramenus sp. CH1 contains the following coding sequences:
- the cbsA gene encoding cytochrome b558/566 subunit A, whose protein sequence is MSLSLSSKATIGIIVVALMSFSVVMAFENVTLAQTSPQIPVYKVVGSADLSNPGSASYWNNIPWINISLTANIPNAPTSGLTHYLLVKAAWNGSWIFVLEEWPSSNPAYNAWSAAASALYPNASGPGLFRIIELTPGTTYTVESNYTNYVSIVNGKQLTGRIVLNYSGITLPAPNGTQIYVMPNGTILLYHSLRPMEDLLYSDGMFYGYYTNSTWYYPDRAAIMWYLGSGTPTKDGMNIGAKYPGQQFDGVTFKVAGGSLAQQGGSANIWMWVSGATWNNATYDPAFKANLWESESLTGLPYVDPGDHGFAVPLYTNNTNMYEVDTAGIWYTPVASSGLNGSLFFIWTGAKYVDGNWVVEFARPLAVPPAYEPYMPNITVGKTYYVAFAVWQGPLGETLFDKSITPSFLTLQLVTTPPTTMTSTSTTSSTTAPSVSSSIPSTTVDVTLVGVVIAIVALIALYVVYRR, encoded by the coding sequence ATGAGCCTGAGTCTGAGCTCAAAGGCAACAATAGGAATAATAGTGGTAGCCTTAATGTCTTTCTCCGTAGTAATGGCGTTTGAAAACGTTACGTTAGCCCAGACCTCTCCACAGATCCCGGTGTACAAGGTAGTTGGGTCAGCTGACCTCTCAAACCCCGGTAGCGCTAGCTACTGGAACAACATACCTTGGATCAACATCTCCCTGACTGCCAACATCCCTAACGCCCCGACCTCTGGGCTGACCCACTACTTATTGGTAAAGGCTGCGTGGAACGGCTCGTGGATATTCGTCTTAGAGGAGTGGCCCTCGTCTAACCCAGCGTACAACGCGTGGTCTGCCGCAGCGAGTGCTCTATATCCAAATGCCTCTGGTCCAGGACTGTTTAGGATAATCGAGCTGACTCCGGGCACGACCTACACAGTAGAGAGCAATTACACCAATTACGTCTCAATAGTGAACGGCAAACAGCTCACAGGGAGGATAGTGCTCAACTACTCTGGGATAACCTTACCCGCTCCAAACGGCACGCAAATATACGTAATGCCAAATGGCACCATCCTGCTTTACCACTCCCTGAGGCCCATGGAGGATCTCTTGTACAGCGACGGGATGTTCTACGGCTATTACACAAACTCGACCTGGTACTACCCAGACAGGGCTGCCATTATGTGGTACCTAGGAAGCGGCACCCCCACTAAGGACGGGATGAACATAGGCGCTAAGTACCCTGGACAGCAGTTTGACGGGGTTACCTTTAAGGTCGCCGGCGGTTCCTTGGCACAACAGGGAGGTTCGGCAAACATATGGATGTGGGTATCTGGAGCCACGTGGAACAACGCTACCTACGACCCCGCATTTAAGGCCAACTTGTGGGAGAGCGAGTCGCTGACTGGTCTCCCTTACGTTGATCCTGGCGACCACGGTTTCGCGGTCCCGCTTTACACCAATAACACTAACATGTACGAGGTGGACACGGCAGGCATCTGGTACACACCCGTAGCTTCAAGTGGGCTAAACGGCTCCTTGTTCTTCATATGGACTGGGGCAAAGTACGTGGACGGAAACTGGGTCGTAGAGTTCGCGAGACCTTTGGCGGTACCACCAGCTTACGAGCCCTACATGCCTAACATAACCGTAGGGAAGACGTACTACGTTGCGTTTGCTGTATGGCAAGGACCCTTAGGCGAGACGCTCTTCGACAAGTCCATCACGCCGAGCTTCCTGACTTTACAGCTGGTAACTACCCCTCCCACTACCATGACCTCCACTTCAACCACCAGCTCCACTACAGCGCCCTCCGTGTCCTCCTCCATACCCTCGACCACCGTTGACGTTACTCTGGTAGGGGTAGTGATAGCCATAGTGGCCTTGATCGCTCTATACGTGGTGTACAGAAGATGA
- the soxL2 gene encoding Rieske iron-sulfur protein SoxL2, whose amino-acid sequence MIKFKIGKDEREVLDYSNLTFFRKLASKIRDPRTKFDVKEFAKRGDDYLFNYVNKNVGSVDEKRRKFLKSLVFGIAAAAVVGIIPGVRVLVPPTITATSGFPKSLLVDSSGNPIKASSLPVNSPVIVLFEYPMTGEPNFLLNLGDSKGNPVEIPPTTVTIPQTGKTYQFPGGVGPNKSIVAYSAICQHLGCTPPYIHFYPPQYVSPAQLTASEPDQLSAEALLAAKQNHVAALIHCDCHGSTYDPYKGAAVLTGPTVRPLPSVLLEWDSTSDYLYAIGAIGVATYPNGANGVPSKDPTDDLSNSYGRPVGDKSTVSETENPFSS is encoded by the coding sequence TTGATAAAGTTCAAGATAGGAAAAGACGAAAGGGAAGTACTAGACTACTCCAACTTGACGTTCTTTAGGAAGCTGGCCAGCAAGATAAGGGATCCAAGGACCAAGTTCGACGTTAAGGAGTTCGCAAAGAGGGGAGACGACTACTTGTTCAACTACGTTAACAAGAACGTGGGCAGCGTGGACGAGAAGAGGAGGAAGTTCCTCAAGTCGCTGGTATTTGGGATCGCAGCCGCTGCTGTGGTAGGGATAATCCCAGGGGTCAGGGTCCTAGTACCGCCAACAATTACCGCCACTTCCGGGTTCCCGAAGTCGCTCTTGGTGGACTCCTCTGGGAACCCCATAAAGGCATCTTCCTTACCGGTCAACAGCCCCGTGATCGTCCTGTTTGAGTACCCAATGACAGGCGAGCCCAACTTCCTGCTTAATCTGGGGGACTCTAAAGGGAACCCCGTGGAGATACCCCCGACGACAGTTACCATACCTCAGACGGGCAAGACGTACCAGTTCCCTGGGGGAGTAGGGCCCAACAAGTCCATAGTGGCCTACTCTGCCATCTGTCAGCACTTGGGGTGTACTCCGCCGTATATCCACTTCTACCCTCCACAGTACGTCAGCCCAGCCCAACTTACAGCCTCTGAGCCCGACCAGCTGAGTGCTGAAGCGTTGCTGGCGGCAAAGCAGAACCACGTCGCCGCCCTAATTCACTGCGACTGTCACGGCTCGACTTACGACCCATACAAGGGGGCAGCAGTATTAACGGGACCTACGGTTAGACCCCTTCCCTCCGTGCTGTTAGAGTGGGACTCCACAAGTGACTACTTATACGCAATAGGCGCAATAGGCGTCGCCACCTACCCCAATGGAGCAAACGGCGTCCCCTCTAAGGATCCAACGGACGACTTGAGCAATAGCTACGGGAGGCCAGTAGGGGACAAGAGTACAGTCTCGGAGACTGAGAACCCGTTCTCCTCATGA
- the cbsB gene encoding cytochrome b558/566 subunit B produces MSLFKEIKGNFNVFLAILGISSFFQFAFKEAFMYPSVLPLNVPYESQLEEIGNVFFYLYFLSMTFVSFILGNKYRVMYLVGFSLVASFLASVVPGYNLSPLWYYFEVFIGVIGIALVLESLLKSSIRSLLLVPSALLVVAGVVASISLNVYHQALFANYLALYLASLAGFLLYVVIWRKIKSVRTYAGLGVFLLILVPFLFLEKQVAENRYMEMLMNMILPSVLGIDLYNPFQIVYLVFAMGMSFALVFMALIKGNYSAGIGYLMLFSTVFLGIEGYLLLVYMLSPVVGFSLMTYADDGEPLWYLARGKLVQRVKDKSSQ; encoded by the coding sequence ATGAGTTTGTTCAAGGAGATCAAAGGTAATTTCAACGTTTTTTTGGCTATCCTAGGTATCTCGTCTTTTTTCCAGTTTGCCTTTAAGGAGGCGTTCATGTACCCCTCAGTTCTTCCACTTAACGTGCCGTATGAGTCCCAGCTTGAGGAGATAGGAAACGTGTTCTTCTACCTCTACTTTCTCTCAATGACTTTCGTTTCGTTCATCCTTGGTAACAAGTACAGGGTAATGTACCTTGTAGGCTTCTCCCTGGTGGCCTCGTTCTTGGCCTCCGTCGTGCCTGGGTACAACTTGTCCCCGCTTTGGTATTACTTCGAGGTATTCATAGGGGTAATAGGGATAGCGCTAGTCTTAGAGAGCCTCCTCAAGTCGTCTATCCGTTCCCTCCTCTTAGTCCCCTCTGCTCTGCTGGTTGTCGCGGGGGTTGTTGCGTCCATCTCGTTGAACGTCTACCACCAGGCACTCTTCGCCAACTACCTTGCCCTCTACCTCGCGTCCCTAGCGGGGTTTCTCCTGTACGTCGTAATTTGGAGGAAGATAAAGTCTGTCAGGACTTACGCGGGATTAGGCGTCTTCCTCCTGATCCTAGTCCCTTTTCTTTTCCTGGAGAAACAAGTCGCAGAAAACAGATACATGGAGATGCTAATGAACATGATCCTCCCCTCAGTCCTCGGTATAGACCTCTACAACCCCTTCCAAATAGTCTACCTTGTGTTTGCCATGGGCATGTCGTTTGCCCTTGTGTTTATGGCGTTGATCAAGGGTAACTACTCTGCAGGCATAGGCTACCTAATGCTCTTCAGCACCGTCTTCTTGGGCATTGAAGGCTACTTACTCCTTGTGTACATGTTATCCCCTGTTGTGGGCTTTAGCCTTATGACCTACGCCGACGATGGCGAGCCTTTATGGTACTTAGCCAGGGGAAAATTAGTCCAACGGGTAAAGGATAAATCAAGCCAATGA